In the Colwellia sp. 20A7 genome, one interval contains:
- a CDS encoding 2,5-didehydro-3-deoxy-L-galactonate 5-reductase — translation MLEKFNLAGKVALITGCKRGIGKAIALGLAEAGADIIGVSASLESKGSDVEKEVVALGRSFKGYQCDFSDRQALYSFIKEVKADFPKIDILVNNAGTILRAPAVDHGDELWDKVIDVNLNSQFILSREIGKEMVARGAGKIIFTASLLTFQGGVTVPGYAASKGAIGQLVMALSNEWAGQGVNVNAIAPGYIDTDNTEALRNDPERSASILARIPQGRWGKPEDFKGPAVFLASDAASYVNGTTLLVDGGWMGR, via the coding sequence ATGTTAGAAAAATTCAATTTAGCGGGTAAAGTCGCCTTAATTACGGGCTGTAAACGTGGCATTGGCAAAGCTATTGCGCTTGGGTTGGCAGAAGCTGGCGCGGATATTATTGGGGTTTCAGCCAGTTTAGAATCAAAAGGCTCAGATGTTGAAAAAGAAGTAGTGGCACTCGGACGTAGTTTTAAAGGTTATCAATGTGATTTTTCTGACCGCCAAGCGTTGTATTCATTTATAAAAGAGGTTAAAGCTGACTTTCCTAAAATTGATATTTTAGTGAATAATGCCGGTACTATTTTACGTGCACCCGCTGTAGATCACGGAGATGAGTTGTGGGACAAAGTTATCGATGTGAACTTAAATTCTCAATTTATTCTTAGTCGCGAAATTGGTAAAGAAATGGTTGCTCGTGGCGCGGGTAAAATTATTTTTACTGCTTCGTTATTAACCTTTCAAGGTGGGGTTACGGTTCCTGGCTATGCAGCTAGTAAAGGTGCGATAGGGCAGTTAGTAATGGCACTATCAAATGAATGGGCTGGGCAAGGCGTAAATGTGAATGCGATTGCGCCTGGGTATATAGATACAGACAATACTGAAGCCTTACGTAATGATCCAGAACGCTCCGCTTCTATTTTAGCTAGAATTCCACAAGGTCGTTGGGGTAAACCAGAAGACTTTAAAGGACCTGCTGTGTTTTTAGCGTCTGACGCCGCAAGCTATGTAAATGGTACTACTTTATTAGTGGATGGTGGATGGATGGGCCGATAA
- a CDS encoding MATE family efflux transporter, translating into MNSSAYVRRNFALAWPLAFNALLVQSMLMIDTLLVAPLGELPVAAMGIATTIVAFVLGLEIAIGNGIQLLVGRAFGSDNKADLAVAYWSGLLINISTSFVFLFILTLWGTDLVAFITDDSDLAQLANKYISIIKYIVVITAYTQVCTAFCNGQGDSKVPLKGFMIELPINALLSYFLINGFATHQGLGVEGAAWGSLIAVFLRAIFFYLALRTDNKVDLTYPKNRHFWLEIGPQYREIYPIAANFFVLSVGATVYQLLFAQLDLFSFVAITLIFPWVRAGTQFPNAWAQASGISISQLLGQKETSDLKHFVTSCTKVGMTLSVIIAGLFFVLSQCIRWVYPDIEPETQTALMIIAPLYIILPIIRAYNTVAGNILRALGNSNLVLKIHFVTQWAISLPVCAVLVLYFEVSIFWAFAMIPIEELLKTIPFYRYKKTYISRL; encoded by the coding sequence ATGAACTCTAGTGCGTATGTTCGGCGTAATTTTGCATTAGCATGGCCACTCGCTTTTAATGCGTTGCTAGTACAATCGATGTTAATGATTGATACATTGCTCGTTGCACCACTGGGAGAACTACCTGTTGCCGCGATGGGTATTGCCACAACGATAGTGGCATTTGTATTAGGTCTTGAAATTGCTATTGGTAATGGTATTCAACTTTTGGTCGGCAGAGCTTTCGGCTCAGATAATAAGGCTGATTTAGCGGTAGCATATTGGTCTGGCTTGCTGATCAATATATCAACCTCCTTTGTTTTTCTGTTTATTCTAACCTTGTGGGGTACTGATTTAGTTGCTTTTATTACTGATGACAGTGATTTAGCACAGCTAGCGAATAAATATATATCCATCATTAAGTATATCGTGGTGATAACAGCATACACGCAAGTTTGTACGGCTTTTTGTAATGGTCAAGGTGATTCCAAAGTACCATTAAAAGGCTTTATGATTGAATTACCAATTAATGCCTTACTTAGCTATTTTCTGATAAACGGGTTTGCAACACATCAAGGGCTGGGTGTCGAAGGAGCAGCTTGGGGCAGCTTAATTGCAGTATTCTTAAGAGCGATATTTTTTTACTTGGCTTTGCGCACTGATAATAAAGTCGATTTGACATACCCTAAAAATAGACACTTTTGGTTAGAGATTGGCCCTCAATACCGTGAAATATATCCTATAGCCGCTAACTTTTTTGTTTTATCCGTTGGGGCGACTGTTTACCAACTATTGTTCGCTCAATTGGATCTGTTCTCGTTTGTTGCTATTACCTTGATTTTTCCTTGGGTTCGCGCTGGTACGCAATTTCCTAACGCTTGGGCTCAAGCTTCTGGCATCAGTATTAGTCAGTTGCTCGGGCAAAAAGAAACCAGCGATCTTAAGCATTTTGTTACTAGCTGTACAAAAGTCGGCATGACGCTGTCAGTAATTATTGCGGGACTATTTTTTGTACTCAGCCAATGTATTAGATGGGTTTATCCAGATATTGAACCTGAAACTCAAACAGCGCTAATGATTATTGCGCCGCTTTATATCATTCTGCCAATTATTCGTGCCTACAATACCGTTGCCGGTAATATTCTTCGCGCACTAGGGAATAGTAATCTCGTGCTTAAAATTCACTTTGTAACACAATGGGCCATATCACTGCCTGTTTGTGCTGTCTTAGTTCTGTATTTTGAGGTATCCATTTTTTGGGCAT